TGCCCCAGAGCAATGTCGCGCGATCTCCGACGCGCGCGACGACGGCGTCGCCGCCGAGCCGCCCCATCGTCATCGCGATCGAGAACACGATATAGCCGATCCCGCCTTGCGCTTCGGAGACGAGGCCCGCGCCGATCACGAGCAGCGCGCCCCAGTCGAGCATCGCGCCTTCGACCAGGAAGGTGATGGCGCCGAGCAGCGCCAGCAGCAGCACCGAGCCGTGCGGCAGCACGAACAGCGGTCCCTCCTGCACCTGCACGGAGCGAAGCAAACGCGGCCAGGCGACCAGCATCGCGATCAGCATCAGGGCGGAGCAGACCAGCGTGCATGCGAGCGCGGAGAGTTGCAGCGAGAGCAGCGCGGTCATTAGCGCCGATCCGGCAAAGCCGCCGATGCTGAACAGCGCGTGGAAGCCGGACATCAGCGGCCGGCCTGCGTCGCGCTCCACCTCGACCGCGTGGATGTTCATGGCAACGTCGATGGAGCCGAGCGCGGCGCCGAAGGCGAACAGCGCCAGAGCCAGCGTTGCCGGCGTGCTCGCGACCGCCAGCAGCGGCAGGATCAGCGCAAGGCCCAGTCCGCCCGCGATGATGATCGGCCGGCTGCCATAGCGCGCGCTCATGACGCCGGTCAGCAGCATGGCGAGCACCGAGCCGATGCCGAGGCTGAGCAGCAGCAGTCCGAGCACGCCGTCGTCGACGGCGAGCCGCGCCTTCGCGAACGGCACCAGCGGGGCCCAGCAGGCGATGCCGAAGCCGGCGACGAGAAAGGCGAGCCGCGTCGCAAGACGGGTCGCCGGCCGATCGGCAGAATGCATGGGAACTCCGGAAGAGGAAGGAGGCAGAGGAGGTGCACTCGACAAGCCTGATGATTGCCGCGACTTTATGTCGGGGAGAGCGGTGGAATTGTCGCGACCGGG
This is a stretch of genomic DNA from Bradyrhizobium sp. CB2312. It encodes these proteins:
- a CDS encoding MFS transporter, yielding MHSADRPATRLATRLAFLVAGFGIACWAPLVPFAKARLAVDDGVLGLLLLSLGIGSVLAMLLTGVMSARYGSRPIIIAGGLGLALILPLLAVASTPATLALALFAFGAALGSIDVAMNIHAVEVERDAGRPLMSGFHALFSIGGFAGSALMTALLSLQLSALACTLVCSALMLIAMLVAWPRLLRSVQVQEGPLFVLPHGSVLLLALLGAITFLVEGAMLDWGALLVIGAGLVSEAQGGIGYIVFSIAMTMGRLGGDAVVARVGDRATLLWGSLIAIAGFVVLLTAPLAAIAIAGFLLIGLGASNLVPVLFRRAARQTVMPTGLAVAAITTAGYAGILVGPAGVGFLARVGGLPLAFWLLAALMGLVTLSARIVTRAAA